The genomic stretch GTTTAGTGGCAGGTTCATGTATAGTAAGATGAAACATAGTCGTTAGCCTACGTAATTAACGATTTTTGCTCAAGGTTTTGGTTGTAAACTTGAAATAAGCATTCTCCAAAAATGCCATGCCACACTAGAGTATCATTTTGAAGAACACAATCGGTTACACGCGGTGGACCGACTATAAAACCATCGTTATTGACAACCTTAACATCAGCTCTGTCTGCTAGCATTCCTACGTAAACATCGTCCATTCTGAACGTTGGTACAACATCAAATAATTCCACAAAAAGATGGACGACATCAGCCGACAAAACATATCCAAACCCAGGGCAGAAATCAGGATAGTTTGTTCGGTTATATTCTTCAAGCGTTACCCGCCATTTGCCACTTCTAATGACAGGAGGCCTTCTGTATAATCTTCCCATGTACAGCTTTCTTTGAGATGTACCTGTATCGTTTAAAAGAGATATCAGTCCCCAGGTTTCTACAAAAACATCATCgtctatttttaaaagaaa from Porites lutea chromosome 1, jaPorLute2.1, whole genome shotgun sequence encodes the following:
- the LOC140934431 gene encoding beta-1,3-galactosyltransferase 5-like, yielding MKYATLRNPATSSQNLVKEVTTRKKSQKHKTSLITTRKCEQHYFLVILTCSAPANAQRRRDIRHTWGLDSALKPRWKTVFLVAQTHNPSESDSLLKEDEAFGDLIRASFLDHYWKLTPKIQVGYEWATRYCKFSFLLKIDDDVFVETWGLISLLNDTGTSQRKLYMGRLYRRPPVIRSGKWRVTLEEYNRTNYPDFCPGFGYVLSADVVHLFVELFDVVPTFRMDDVYVGMLADRADVKVVNNDGFIVGPPRVTDCVLQNDTLVWHGIFGECLFQVYNQNLEQKSLIT